A stretch of the Planktothricoides raciborskii GIHE-MW2 genome encodes the following:
- a CDS encoding class I SAM-dependent DNA methyltransferase, with protein sequence MPKKQAQPKTNETLEQKLWKSADKLRKNMDAAEYKHIVLGLIFLKYISDAFEVLHQKLILGEEEYQGADPEDKDEYLAENVFFVPLKARWFFLQAQGKQPNIGKLVDDAMTAIEQENPHLKGILPKVYAQQKLDKSSLGGLIDLIGSAKLVRDNKATAEQLNLDLDQNAQKLSQGDILGRVYEYFLGEFALAEGKKGGQFYTPESIVKLLVEMVEPYEGRVFDPCCGSGGMFVWSEKFVQHHRGRMDNISIYGQESNETTWRLCKMNLAIRGIDTSQIKWNGEGSFLNDAHPDLKADFILANPPFNDSDWSGELLRKDGRWQYGVPPEGNANFAWVQHFIYHLAPTGSAGFVLSNGSLSSNTGGEGEIRRAIVEADLVDCIVMLPTQLFFNTGIPACLWLLSRRKNGNRNRERRGEVLFIDASELGYMVNRRNRAFSDEDIAKVAETYHQWKRKGGKYHDIKGFCKSAKLAEIEKHNFVLTPGRYVGIPDEEDDGILFEEQMAELTQELGEQMREGAILDEEIKRQLAKVGFKIEEGD encoded by the coding sequence ATGCCGAAAAAACAAGCTCAACCCAAAACCAACGAAACCTTAGAACAAAAGCTCTGGAAGTCTGCCGACAAACTCCGCAAAAACATGGACGCGGCAGAGTACAAGCATATTGTTCTGGGCTTAATTTTCCTGAAATATATCTCGGATGCCTTTGAAGTGCTGCACCAAAAACTCATTTTAGGGGAGGAAGAGTATCAAGGCGCGGATCCGGAGGACAAAGACGAGTATCTCGCCGAGAATGTATTCTTTGTGCCATTAAAGGCCCGTTGGTTCTTTCTCCAAGCTCAGGGAAAACAGCCGAATATCGGCAAGTTAGTTGATGACGCAATGACCGCCATTGAACAGGAAAACCCCCACCTGAAAGGGATTTTACCCAAAGTCTACGCCCAGCAGAAACTGGATAAAAGTTCCTTGGGGGGATTAATCGACCTCATCGGTAGTGCTAAATTAGTCAGGGACAACAAAGCCACCGCCGAACAACTGAACCTAGACTTAGACCAAAACGCGCAAAAACTCAGCCAAGGGGATATATTAGGCCGCGTTTATGAATATTTCCTGGGAGAATTTGCCCTCGCAGAAGGGAAGAAAGGGGGACAGTTTTACACCCCAGAAAGTATTGTGAAATTATTGGTGGAGATGGTCGAACCTTACGAGGGGCGGGTGTTTGACCCTTGCTGTGGGTCCGGGGGAATGTTCGTCTGGAGTGAAAAATTTGTCCAGCACCATCGAGGCCGAATGGATAATATCTCCATTTACGGCCAGGAGAGCAACGAGACGACTTGGCGACTGTGCAAGATGAATTTAGCCATTCGGGGAATTGATACCTCTCAGATTAAATGGAATGGGGAGGGGTCTTTTCTCAATGATGCTCACCCAGATTTAAAGGCCGATTTTATCTTAGCGAATCCGCCTTTTAATGATAGTGATTGGAGTGGGGAACTGTTGCGGAAAGATGGACGCTGGCAGTATGGAGTTCCCCCAGAAGGAAATGCTAATTTTGCTTGGGTACAGCATTTTATTTATCATTTGGCACCGACAGGCAGCGCGGGGTTTGTTTTGTCCAATGGGTCCTTATCTTCTAATACGGGAGGAGAGGGGGAAATTCGCCGCGCTATTGTAGAGGCGGATTTAGTGGATTGTATTGTTATGTTACCCACCCAGTTATTTTTTAATACGGGGATTCCGGCCTGTTTGTGGTTGCTGAGTCGTCGCAAAAACGGCAATCGAAACCGGGAACGTCGGGGAGAGGTTTTATTTATCGATGCCTCGGAGTTGGGGTATATGGTGAATCGCCGCAATCGGGCGTTTTCCGATGAAGATATCGCTAAGGTTGCCGAGACTTATCATCAATGGAAACGGAAGGGGGGCAAATATCACGATATTAAGGGATTTTGTAAGTCGGCAAAGTTGGCAGAGATTGAAAAGCACAATTTTGTTTTAACTCCGGGGCGTTATGTGGGGATTCCTGATGAGGAGGACGATGGGATTCTGTTTGAGGAGCAGATGGCAGAGTTAACCCAAGAGTTAGGGGAACAAATGCGGGAGGGGGCAATTTTGGATGAGGAAATTAAGCGGCAGTTGGCAAAGGTGGGGTTTAAAATTGAGGAGGGGGATTAA
- a CDS encoding DUF5895 domain-containing protein — translation MKSSATFDFEDEKFQAPPSDVLPWCQMINPRAGTDGLTSYGLAIKLDNAEAIGFTPDENWQEVEHEFSTGDVENLYISTTPRLVIVRRGAVCIKNRETGATIGRLMDHYDEFMADRLKFKTFTRHLIFFVGRDKKFLHQSPLRLSISGAAGASFGNSYRMVKGGQAVSGFTVELEKAYAEFRQQPFGQKSPLFHAHGIFCPLIQPETRGIGANKALVATTVDYEHPMGANFQDYIIASNSEESSIIQETFEQYEDFGQDIPKTEPEKPDTPSPIGSSYTFAGEEYEYEPLY, via the coding sequence ATGAAGTCATCTGCAACTTTTGATTTTGAAGATGAGAAATTTCAAGCCCCCCCTTCAGACGTACTCCCCTGGTGTCAGATGATCAATCCTCGTGCCGGGACTGATGGACTGACCAGTTATGGTTTGGCCATAAAACTGGACAATGCGGAAGCCATTGGTTTTACTCCTGATGAGAATTGGCAGGAAGTAGAACATGAATTTAGCACTGGAGATGTGGAGAATTTATATATCTCGACCACTCCGAGACTGGTGATTGTGCGACGGGGTGCCGTTTGTATTAAAAATAGGGAAACTGGTGCGACCATTGGCCGACTCATGGATCATTATGATGAATTTATGGCCGATCGCCTCAAATTTAAAACCTTTACCCGTCATCTCATTTTCTTTGTCGGACGGGACAAAAAATTCCTGCACCAATCGCCCTTACGCTTAAGTATTAGTGGGGCAGCGGGGGCTAGTTTTGGCAACTCCTACCGCATGGTGAAAGGAGGACAAGCAGTCAGTGGGTTTACGGTGGAATTAGAAAAAGCTTATGCAGAATTTCGCCAACAACCCTTTGGTCAAAAAAGCCCGCTGTTTCATGCTCATGGGATTTTCTGCCCATTGATTCAACCGGAAACTAGAGGCATTGGAGCGAACAAAGCCCTGGTTGCTACTACTGTGGATTATGAGCACCCAATGGGGGCGAATTTCCAAGATTATATTATTGCCTCGAATTCCGAAGAATCGTCAATTATTCAAGAGACTTTTGAGCAATACGAAGACTTTGGTCAAGACATTCCTAAGACGGAACCCGAAAAGCCAGATACTCCGTCCCCAATTGGCAGTTCCTACACCTTTGCCGGAGAAGAATATGAGTATGAACCGCTTTATTAA
- a CDS encoding WD40 repeat domain-containing protein: MIQTWQSVNTLTGHSAPVLGLAFSADGETIASSSIDGTIQLWNARTGKEGKTPIGHEDFVNGVAFSPDGHILASGSTDSETLGSEDRGGDPNPDGTF; encoded by the coding sequence ATGATTCAAACTTGGCAATCTGTAAATACTTTGACGGGTCATTCGGCGCCAGTGCTGGGGTTGGCTTTTAGTGCCGATGGTGAGACGATCGCCAGTAGTAGTATTGATGGCACCATCCAACTCTGGAATGCCAGAACTGGGAAAGAGGGTAAAACCCCGATCGGTCACGAGGATTTTGTCAATGGGGTGGCTTTTAGTCCAGATGGTCATATTTTAGCCAGTGGTAGTACCGATAGTGAAACTTTGGGATCCGAAGACCGGGGAGGAGATCCAAACCCTGATGGGACATTCTAA
- a CDS encoding WD40 repeat domain-containing protein, with product MQSFTDHNDGVRGLAFSPDGEIFATASVDKAVKLWDLTGKNIATIPDNNYVFAVAFSPDSKILASAGEDKTIQVFQLD from the coding sequence ATCCAAAGTTTTACCGATCATAATGACGGAGTTCGAGGTTTAGCCTTTAGTCCTGATGGGGAAATATTCGCCACTGCCAGTGTGGATAAAGCCGTAAAATTATGGGATTTAACGGGTAAAAATATTGCGACTATTCCCGACAATAATTATGTTTTTGCCGTGGCATTTAGTCCTGATAGTAAAATATTAGCGAGTGCCGGTGAGGATAAAACGATTCAAGTATTTCAGTTAGATTAA